The following DNA comes from Cellulophaga sp. HaHa_2_95.
TACAGGTGCATTTAAATAAGGTATAGCTCCAAATTGCCTTACCAAATGGAAATACATAAATGCTCTTACGAAATATGCTTGCGCCGTGATTGGATTTTTCACATCATCTGCTACATCAACTAGCTCAGCTCCTGCTATAGCTTGATTAGCCGCTCCAATAATTTGATATGATCTTGGCCAATAGGTGTCAATCATTAAATTATCTGTCAATACGGTAAAATCATCATGCTGTTGTCTCTCTACTTTTGCTGCAGGATCAGCTATAGCAACCATATCACTACGCAACATTAAAGTGGTAGGTAATTTTCTACCCCAAAAATTCTCATCAATCATATGACCATAAGCCCCATTGACTGCAGTTTGAATATCCGTTGTAGAACTAAAAAAACTTTCAGGAGCTAGCAGCCCTTGCGGATCCTCTTCTAAATCTGAGCATCCTACCATTGATAAGCCTATCAATAAGAATAAATATTTATATGTTTTCATTATATATGTTTTAAATTATTGATTAAAATTTTAAATTAAGGCTAAAATTCACCGATCTAACTGTTGGGTAATTTCCAAAATCAAAACCTTGAGTGGTATTACTCTCTCCTGTACTTTCACCGCCACCACCAAAATAACTTGCTTCTGGATCTAGGCCAGAATATTTAGTGAATGTTAATAAATTTTGAGCACTAACAGATAACCTAAGATTATCTACCCCTAATTTCTCTACAAGATCTGAAGGGAATGTATACCCTAAAGCAACATTCTTTAATCTGATATAACTTCCATCTTCTACAAAACGTGAAGAAATTTCTCTATTACTATTATTTCCAGCTCTAGGAATATTAGTGTCTGTATTTGTAGGAGTCCATGCATTTAAAACATCTGTAGTTGCATTAGAATCACCATTAAATAATTGAACATTAGTTAAGTTAAAAACTTCACCTCCTTGAGAACCCTGAAAGAAGATGCTTAAATCTATGTTTTTATAATTAAAATTATTTGTAAATCCGAATGTATAATCTGGGTTAGGATCACCAATTATTTTCTGATCATCAGTGGTAATTGTTCCACTACCATCTATATCTGTAAATAGTGGATCTCCCGCCGCCGCGTTAGGCTTAAGAGCTGTACCAACTGGCACGTCACCACCTTGGTAAACTCCACGATACTCATGACCCCAAAACACACCTGCCGCTTCACCTTCTCTTAGAATATGAGTACGGCCCTGTCTAAGGTAACTTGGTGCCGCATCTAAAAACACATCAATTCCATCAATTAATTTTACAACTTCATTTTTATTCGTCGACCAATTAAAATCTGTAGTCCAACTAAAGTTATCTGTGTAAATATTTTTTGTGCTTAGAGAAACTTCAAACCCTTTATTATTAACTTCACCTACATTTCTTATACTAGCTAAAGTTGCAAAACCTAAGTATTCTGGCTGACTTGCATCTGCTAATAGCAGGTCTTTAGTATCTATATTATAATAATCTAATGCTAATGAAATTCTATTACTAAACAATCCTAGATCCAACCCTAAATTTGTTTGATAAGAAGATTCCCACTTCAAATTTGCGTTCGCAACTTGATCAGGTGTAACTGCATTTACAGTCTGTCCGTTCGTAACAGCATATAAATCTACAAATCTAGCTAAAGATTCATAAGCACCGATAGCTTGATTTCCTGTAACACCATAACTAGCTCTCAATTTTAAGTTAGAGATAGTTCCATTATTAGCTAAAAACTCCTCATTAGACACTTTCCAACCTATCGCACCTGAAGGAAAGATGGCATATTTTTCATTTCTAGCAAAGTTTGAAGCACCATCACGTCTTACTGTAGCAGTTAACAAATACTTATCATCGTAATCAAAATTTAATCTTCCAAATTGAGATAAAATTTCTTGCTCTGTAAATGATGATGAAGGCGCTAATGGAGTTGAAGCTCCTCCTAGATTATAATAAGAAAAACTATCAGAGATTAATCCTTCTGTACTCGCTGAAAATCTTTCTGAAGTATTTTTTTGGTAAGAATATCCTCCTAATAAATTTAGGTTACCTTTTCCTATGGCAGCGTTATAGGTCAAATAATTTTCACTTAATACTGTAGTTTG
Coding sequences within:
- a CDS encoding TonB-dependent receptor, with the translated sequence MKLKIKLMAMIVLVFNMSLFAQDGYVLSGTVLDGANMPIPGVNVLVANSTTGTATDFDGNFQLKVKRGDVIKLSYIGYVTQSISITGQETVSVVLAEDASQLEEVVVVGYGSQKKSDITGAVSSVKSEELNAFPVANAEQALQGRAAGVVVQSNNGGEPGAPIAIKIRGNTSINADSSPLIVVDGFVGATMPQANDIESMEVLKDASATAIYGSRGSNGVVLVTTKKGRSGKLTVEINSTYSVQNTANRLDLLNADQFAAYQQAINPGYIQGSENTDWQELLYRSGSTANHQFSFSGGSENINFYASANYYKQEGIIINSDFEKISFLSNVDAQVTDKLKLGLNLFGSRGDKGGVATQSTGSTANAGGDDVISLMFRFAPDIGPIDEDGLNTVQSAIGDRIDNPYAIANERIIDTKTDNFRTNFYANYDIFENLAFKTTFGFSTINETLGDFQPSTLIEQAGAAGGRASYSNLKQTTVLSENYLTYNAAIGKGNLNLLGGYSYQKNTSERFSASTEGLISDSFSYYNLGGASTPLAPSSSFTEQEILSQFGRLNFDYDDKYLLTATVRRDGASNFARNEKYAIFPSGAIGWKVSNEEFLANNGTISNLKLRASYGVTGNQAIGAYESLARFVDLYAVTNGQTVNAVTPDQVANANLKWESSYQTNLGLDLGLFSNRISLALDYYNIDTKDLLLADASQPEYLGFATLASIRNVGEVNNKGFEVSLSTKNIYTDNFSWTTDFNWSTNKNEVVKLIDGIDVFLDAAPSYLRQGRTHILREGEAAGVFWGHEYRGVYQGGDVPVGTALKPNAAAGDPLFTDIDGSGTITTDDQKIIGDPNPDYTFGFTNNFNYKNIDLSIFFQGSQGGEVFNLTNVQLFNGDSNATTDVLNAWTPTNTDTNIPRAGNNSNREISSRFVEDGSYIRLKNVALGYTFPSDLVEKLGVDNLRLSVSAQNLLTFTKYSGLDPEASYFGGGGESTGESNTTQGFDFGNYPTVRSVNFSLNLKF